The genomic interval CACGTTAAGAAAAGATGGCTATAAACAACTTTCTAACGAAGAAAAGGCTGCACGAAAAGCAGCCTTCCTGGCACGTCAGGAGTTTCGTGAGAAACGAGCTGTAGAACTAGCAGAAAAATCTACTGTACTCAATGAAGATATACGTCAGCGCCTCATGGCACAACCGCCAAAAGCACAGGAAGTGTTCTGGAAAATACGTGAATCCAAGAACGGCAAGCAACTTCAAGATATAGTATCAGAACTTGACTATTCTCAAAGAACAGCCGCTTACGGACTTGCCAGTCTCACTTCTGCCGGATTGATCAAACGTGACGGAAGCCGTAAAACAGGAGCCTACACTGTCACAGACGTAGCAGCATGCAACACAACGTGTGCAACTTGCTCAATAGCTCTTCAATGCAAAGACTACAAACCAGTATAACATTCCATTCCAAATCTTGTCGTGATAGTCTGTCAAGTAGAAATTGACAAAGCCAAAGAACAAACATATAGTATTTAATAAATACAATAAAAATTATTTATTAAAGCATAAACAATAGTTCGTTAATAATTCAATAATGTGCTAAGCAGCTATACGCTGTAAGCACGAGAGATCTTTGAAAATCTTGCTAATTAAAGTTCGGTTCGGGATGTACCCGCATGCTTTAAAAATTCGTCTCACCAGATAAATGTTGGTCATCAGTGACTTGAATGAAGACATAGAATATTCCATTCCCATCTCCTTCATAGTTACCTTGGCAACATTTAGTGATGTGAACGAAGCATTGAAAGCAAAATCGAGTTTCCACTTATCGCGAGCCTGGCAGTCCATAAGACCAGTATAGCCTTTGGCGTCACGAAAGCAAAATTCGATCTGAAACCTGGTTCTATAATAAAGAAGTACCTCTTCACCCGAAAGTGAGGTGTCTGTAGAGAAGAATAGTTTCTTCTTGCCATTCGGCATCTGCCAGATGACAAGTCTAACTTTACACTTGAGTGCCTTGGAATAGGCAATCAAAGTATAAGCTGTTCCTTCTATATCTTTCATCTCCATCTTCTCCATTCGAGTGAGGTCAAGATTCTTCATATCAATCTTGCCATCCTTGGTCTTGGGGCGACCACGTTTTCCAGTACGTGGACCAGTATAGACATAAAAGAGACAAGCATTGTCACGAAAGCGGCTTATCAAAGAGAACCCTTCTTTCTTTATCCCATTAACAAATGTACTTGTAGAGAAGTAAGCATCTGCAACTATGAGGGTTGAGAGTTTAAGAAGTTCCTTGCGGTAACGCTTAATGACGCTGATATAGAAATCTACCATAGTCTTGTTTCTAAGACTCAGTTCTTTATTATTTAGCGACTGGTGGGCTCTTAACATCATGCAGTCTTTGGTATCAATATCAATGAGTCCAATACCCATGATTTCGAGACCATGTTTAACAGACTGAGCACATCCTGACCAAAAACGACCGATATGTGGTGTTTTCTTGCCAGCTTTACTGATGTAGCTGGGATCAATGGCAATAGCCCATCTTCCCTGTTTACCCAAGAAGCGCTTGGCAAGTGAGACATTAAGTTTGAGCCAATCAATGCACTTCGACTTTTTCAAGCCGAATGCGTTGCGATAGGTTTGCTCAACATGCAAGCCATACCTCCCCATTTGGGTGAAATTTATCTTTCTTGGTATTACCATGAACAAAATTATCACCTCGATGAGTATTTTCTCGAAACTTTTTGTTATCTTTGCAGCTGAATCTTCAACTGCATCTTTAAAGATATCCATATATTGGTCAAGTCCTGTATTCATGTAATATTGTATTTGTCGTGATCTACAAAGTTACTGAAAATCAGCGACTTGACCAACTTTTTACAGTTAAGTTTTCATAAGCATTTCTTAATATAAGTTATTGATTTACAGACGATTAAATATTAATTTAACGCAGTATTGTATAAGCAGAAGTATATGAAAATATAAGTTTAGTATATAAAAATATAACTTTGCATGAAACTTAGAATGTGTTACATTATCATTCTTGCACAGCAAGTTAGAGAGAACTTTTGTTTGCTCTCTCTAACTTACAACTTGATTATGTATATTTTTCTATTCTTCTTTTGATGAGAAATTCGGAATTTTGTTGTAGAGTTCCCATACCAATTTTGAATTCTTTTTCTGTTCTTCATTACTAGTTTCAAAGAAACGTGCATTAAATAAAGCATGTTTGATGCCGGGATTCTCGATGATGAAGTCTATCAATTCTTTTATATCTTTCTTGAAGAACTTTGGAACTCTGATAGTTGTTGTTTCTGAATATTCAAGATTCTTATGTTTCGATTTGCGACCTGCGCCCTCACGCTTTCCACCTCTAGCATCTTTAATATCTACTTCTTTGCTGGGCAAGTTGTAGTCATTTTCTACAAACATATAATCTCCACATACGCACAGCTCTTCCAGTTCATACTTTGTGTACGAAGTCAATCCGCTCTTTTTCGCCTGAAGCTCAAGAACACGGTTGTAACTATCTAGCTTCTCTTCAAATTCTTGGTCGTTCTTGGTCAGAACGTCATAACCGTGCTTGTGCAACAACTCTACGAATTCTCTTGTCTCGTCAAAAAAAAGATGGCGTCTTGTGGATAAACACTCGACACATGAGTTACCGCCTACCTTAACCAGGTTGCATACAAATTCTGTTGCTTCTATAGCTTCTATTGTTTTATGTTTCATATTTCTATATTTTGATTGTGTAACATATTCATTAATTATAGTGCAAAGATACAAAAAAAATATGAAATACGCAAGAGAACACAGTTAACAAATACAAACAAAACATTAACAAAGCATAAAGGCATAATGTTTACATTATTACACAACAAACGAATGTAAAAAACACGATTTCAGATACTTGCATTTTTACAAGCATAACAGATTATATCAATAAAGCTCACCATAGTGCAAATAAAAAGGGGTAGAGAATCCCTACCCCACCTCTTGTTTTGTCTTATAAATTCTCCCCATCGGCTTGATTGTATATATTATCATAGAACATACAAATGTAGTACTCTCCATTAACTCTTACAATTTTGAACCAAACAGGTTTCATAAGCATCAATTCCGTGCCTATTTTTATTGTTGTATTTGCAATTTCCTTCGTTATTTCTTCTGACGGATTTTTTAATTCAGCCTCTGTGTATTTGCTTAACAACTCATTACGTACTTTCTCTTGTAAAGCCAAAGTGTAGGTTTTCTCCATATCGGGAACTTGATAAAACGCAGCTTCATAGTTCTTATTGTGAACAGTCATTTCATACGATATATCTTCTTCATCAGACAAAGTGTATTTATCAAGCGAAAAGTACCGTTTGTTATTTTCAAATTGGCTCACAAGATTATTGAAACGAATTTTTATTTGGGCTTCATCCACAGTAAAATTATCCGCAAGCATGATTCTATATACCTTATTATTGTTGGTGCGGATATATACATTAACATTACACCCATTAAATTCGCCTTCTAAATATTCTTCATCACCAAACTTCTTAGGAACAAAACCTTTACTTACCAGTTTTTGTTTCATACTTGAAACGGTTCCATCAACTGGTATGCCGAGGAACGTTGTCACGTCTTTGTTTTGTGCGAATGAAGCAAATGATATTGTCATTGCTATCATCATTAAAATAATCTTTTTCATAATCAAAGACTTGACCGTGTTGTCGAGGGCTTTTTTGCTGCAAAGGTATATATAAATATTGGGAGTCCATCATTTTATAAGCACTACTTTTTATTTTAACACTTTCAAGAGAAAACAATAAAGATACATAACAAATTAAGTTAATATTAAGGTGTACTCCTACCGAAACTTACTACGAAAAAACGTATTGCCAGGTAAGATTTAATATTTGGACACAAAAAAGCCCCCGATGCGTCACGCACCAGGGGCTCAGAAATCTTTTAATTATATTTCCTATCATTATATGAAAACTGTCGTATGTCAAATTACGGCAGTCTGTAATTCTTTAGCTATTTGATGAAGGCATTCCAAAATTTGCTGCTTTCTCTTTTTGCTAGGCTCATGAATACCCATCGAATATTGTCTCATAAGCGATGCGTTAATGCCAGCTTTCTTTGCGACCCCACTCATATTGAGGTATGAGTAATAGTCAAAGAAGGAACCAATATCAAAGCGGAACGTAAACTCCAACTCAGGCATTTGTTTACCCTCTTGCTCAAGAAGCTCCTTGATTTCCTTCTGTGCCACATACATATCCTCAATAGCTTGCTTGGCGGTGTTGCCATACCCAGTAAGTCCAAAGTTTGGAAGCTTCTCAACCATGAAGCAAGAGAAGTTCTTCTCCTGCTTACCTTTCTCAACCTGTATCGTTACTTTTGTTGCCATACTTTTTAATCAATTAAAAAGAGACCTTAAAACTAACCACCCCATCCGTCTCAACGAACTTAGTCAACTAGAGAAAAATTGCCGGGCTTAAAGCCCGAGCAATCTTTCTAGAATACTGTCGTAAGTCTTTTGAGCGACTTCCCGACTGCCGTGTCGTGGAACCGGACATTTAAGTCCTGTAATAGGACTGTACCAAACATCGTGATTTCCACCATGCCGAACAACGAAGCATCCCGCTCGGTTCAGCTGTCTAACTAGTTGACTAGTTTTCATTTAATGAAAGGAGTTTAATTAATTAAAAGATCTCTTTGTCTGAAAGACGATGCAAAGATAACAAAAAAGTTATATGCTACCAAACAAAAAGATAACTTTTTTGTTATGTATAGTAAGATTTAACATTTGGGCACAAAAAAGCCCCCGATGCGTCACGCACCAGGGGCTTAAAGAGTTCATTTAATTACTTTATGAAACACAACCATCAAAAGACGGTTGCTTGTAAATCCGCTTTAATATTGCCCATACAGGCGTTGAGTCGTTGGTATGTTTTCTCTCCAGCGGTCTTGACTCCACTTACATACTGGCGCATGAGCGATGGGTTGATGCCTGCACGTCTGGCAATCTCGGTAGCGTTGAGAAAGGAGAACTCCTTGAAGAAAGCTTGCACGTCGTACTTATATGTAAACGTCAAGTCTTGCAAGTCCTTGTTGTTAGGGTCATCATCCCTACATTCCTGAAGAGCCTTCATGAAGTCGGCCTTGGCTTCCTCAGCGGTCGCACCATCGCCATCTATGACACCATAATTACCCAATGGCTCATCATTGTAACAAGAGTATCCGCCATCACCATATTCTAAAATCAGCACTACATTCTTTGCCATATATCTTATTTGTTTAAATTCCCTACAAAAAGAGTTCTCTACCTCTATCTCAAAATTTGGCGATTTTTCAAGAAGTTTGACGAACATAGAATAAGTTCTGTGAACGCCTGCGTTTACTGCTTGCAAATATAGACATAATATCTGAAATTACCAAACTATTCATCATATTTCTTCAGTGCCTCGTTCATGCGCTGTTCCAGGTCACGTAAGCCAGGAACCTCTACCATAGCCAGGAGGTGGCGGCTCTGGTTGCGTATATACACCATACACTTATGAAGCAAGCTAGCTTGTCTGGCCAGTTTCTCGTTTTTACGCCTAACAGCCTCTAGCTGCATCGCCTTATCCTTCAAAGAAGGCATCTTTTTGAGTTCCTTCTTTGCTTTTTTCAACTCCGCTCCCTGCTTTTCCAGGGCTGCAGATAGTTCTTCCACTTCCTTGCGAAGTTCCATATTTTCCTCAACCTTGCGGTCGTAATCTCGGATGATGAACATCATCTGATGCTCGAAAGGTATATCTTGATTCATTTTTCCATACCATGCACATCATTTAGAGCCAAACATTTTCGAATAACGATATATCCAAACACAAAAATCTACACCGACAAGCAGTATTCCGACAATGGCTAGCCACGCATAAGCATCACCAAATATTTTAATCAGTGCAGTTAGCGTTATACACATACATGCAGTAGCAATAATGAATGTTCTCCAAAACATACCTTTATACGACTTTCTTACACCATCTACGACTTCTAAAGCTGCATTATTTATGTCACTCTTGAAACTAACAAGAAACTCTTTCTTGTATGTCTCTAGCTCATCAATATGTTTCTTACGTTCATCAGCATAAGCTTCCTGTACGCCCTTCTGCACGCCTTTCTTGATGTTGTCACGTGCTTCTTCAGAAATTGTAACAGTTATGTTTGCCAAAGCATTCTTAGCGCTGTCAATATAAGAAGAAATATTTGAATACATGCTTTCGCATTGCTCCAGAATATTTTTTAGCCCCTGCAACCGATCTCTCTCATCTCCAATTGCAGTTTCATACATCGCATTTATTTCATTATATTTCTCATTTATGCTTCTAGCAAGTTCTTCAACTTCCTTTAAAAGAGCAAGATTGCTTTCTAAGCGTTTGCGCTCATAGCTATTGTCAACATTGCTATTATCTTTATTCTCTACAGAAGACGAAACCTTCTCATGAGGTGACTGAACATCCTCAGCTACATCTTCCATACCAAAATCATAATCATTTCTAGCCATCTTTATTTATTTTATTATAATTATACTATCAAATGCAGTTGTGCTTAAAAGCATGATACCTTAATTCAAAAAGCACAACTACATTTATTCTTCTATCTCTATTATCTTCTCATGCCACGCTTCTTCGTCAAATGACTCGTACAACGCCCTACTGCCTTACGAGCAGCAGCCGCAGCCATCCGCTGCAATTCGTCTTCCGTCTTTCCATCCCAACGAAGATCATTGTCGTTGGAACCACCGCCGCCAGAAGAAGAAGGATACACATTTGCAGCAGTCATAAATTCAAAGACTGCAACAGCAACAATTTGCGCCTTCGCAGGAAGGTTTTCGTCTCTATCCCAATATTCAAGTCTATTGAGCGGCTTCACCAGCTCATCGATAAGGCTAAATGCTGCATCAGGAATACGAGCATTCATTATCTCTTCATCGTTCCAGTTCTGCATCGCATCATAGCTACTGCACTTCCACTGAGGCTTCTTAGGAAGCTCTTCTCTCTTTGCAGGGTTATTCTCTACATTATTATATGTAGGCGTAAAGGAACCTCTACCAGCAGATACTACATTATCGATTCTCTGGATTTGCGGACGATGTAATATGTTCCAGGTTCCTTGAAGCTTCGATACCATCAGATCACGTCCAAAGCCCAACTTAGAAGACTGTACAAGAATCGTACTAGACAAACTCCCATCAACCTTGAATAGGC from Segatella copri carries:
- a CDS encoding pilus assembly protein HicB produces the protein MAKNVVLILEYGDGGYSCYNDEPLGNYGVIDGDGATAEEAKADFMKALQECRDDDPNNKDLQDLTFTYKYDVQAFFKEFSFLNATEIARRAGINPSLMRQYVSGVKTAGEKTYQRLNACMGNIKADLQATVF
- a CDS encoding transposase; translation: MNTGLDQYMDIFKDAVEDSAAKITKSFEKILIEVIILFMVIPRKINFTQMGRYGLHVEQTYRNAFGLKKSKCIDWLKLNVSLAKRFLGKQGRWAIAIDPSYISKAGKKTPHIGRFWSGCAQSVKHGLEIMGIGLIDIDTKDCMMLRAHQSLNNKELSLRNKTMVDFYISVIKRYRKELLKLSTLIVADAYFSTSTFVNGIKKEGFSLISRFRDNACLFYVYTGPRTGKRGRPKTKDGKIDMKNLDLTRMEKMEMKDIEGTAYTLIAYSKALKCKVRLVIWQMPNGKKKLFFSTDTSLSGEEVLLYYRTRFQIEFCFRDAKGYTGLMDCQARDKWKLDFAFNASFTSLNVAKVTMKEMGMEYSMSSFKSLMTNIYLVRRIFKACGYIPNRTLISKIFKDLSCLQRIAA
- a CDS encoding pilus assembly protein HicB, giving the protein MATKVTIQVEKGKQEKNFSCFMVEKLPNFGLTGYGNTAKQAIEDMYVAQKEIKELLEQEGKQMPELEFTFRFDIGSFFDYYSYLNMSGVAKKAGINASLMRQYSMGIHEPSKKRKQQILECLHQIAKELQTAVI
- a CDS encoding type II toxin-antitoxin system HicA family toxin, with translation MKTSQLVRQLNRAGCFVVRHGGNHDVWYSPITGLKCPVPRHGSREVAQKTYDSILERLLGL